In Mycoplasmopsis cynos, the following are encoded in one genomic region:
- a CDS encoding glucose-6-phosphate isomerase — MLKYLNIDIKNALKNNLHDVDYLQKKVTQIHNDVLNKNVAEKDWLGWYDLPNNYNKEEFIKMYNKANEWKKQGIEVVVVIGIGGSYLGAKAGYDFIYGPYSTKKPDIELLFAGNDISSESLVAKLKYVQNKKFAINVISKSGTTLEPSIAFREFRNLLEKNEGENASSLVVATTDKAKGVLFNLAEKKGYQKFIIPDDVGGRFSVLTPVGLFPFMCAGIDALKVLKGAQETNDELSSDKIEQNPAYLYATTRYYLHKEKGFNIEMMVSYEPKLQYFAEWWKQLFAESEGKDGKGIWPTSSIFSTDLHSLGQMIQDGNKILFETVLTLKNPENDIHFSEDAIDFDKLNYLSGNSLHNVNNVAFKATTKAHVEVGKVPNIHLLFDRFNEETLGALFIFFERALTMSAYLLGVNPFNQPGVEVYKKNMFNILEKK; from the coding sequence ATGCTTAAATATTTAAATATTGATATAAAAAATGCATTAAAAAATAATCTACATGACGTTGATTATTTACAAAAAAAAGTAACACAAATTCATAATGATGTTTTAAATAAAAATGTAGCAGAAAAAGATTGGCTAGGTTGATATGATCTTCCAAACAATTACAATAAAGAAGAATTTATTAAAATGTATAATAAAGCAAATGAATGAAAAAAACAAGGAATTGAAGTTGTTGTTGTAATTGGAATTGGTGGCTCATATTTAGGAGCTAAAGCTGGTTATGATTTTATTTATGGTCCTTATTCAACTAAAAAACCTGATATTGAATTATTATTTGCCGGAAATGATATTTCATCTGAATCTTTAGTAGCAAAATTAAAATATGTTCAAAACAAAAAGTTTGCAATTAATGTTATTTCAAAATCTGGAACTACATTAGAACCTTCAATTGCTTTTAGAGAATTTAGAAACTTATTAGAAAAAAATGAAGGTGAAAATGCAAGTTCATTAGTTGTTGCAACTACCGATAAGGCAAAAGGTGTTTTATTTAACCTAGCTGAGAAAAAAGGGTACCAAAAATTCATAATTCCTGATGATGTAGGAGGGAGATTTTCAGTTTTAACACCGGTTGGATTATTTCCTTTTATGTGTGCTGGAATTGATGCTTTAAAAGTTCTTAAAGGGGCGCAAGAAACAAACGATGAATTAAGTTCAGACAAAATAGAACAAAATCCTGCTTATTTATATGCTACAACTAGATATTATTTACATAAAGAAAAAGGATTTAATATTGAAATGATGGTTTCATATGAACCAAAATTACAATATTTTGCTGAATGATGAAAGCAATTATTTGCTGAATCAGAAGGTAAAGATGGTAAAGGAATATGACCAACAAGTTCAATTTTCTCAACTGATTTACATTCATTAGGGCAAATGATTCAAGATGGAAATAAAATTCTTTTTGAAACTGTTTTAACTTTAAAAAATCCTGAAAATGATATTCATTTTAGCGAAGATGCTATTGATTTTGATAAGCTTAATTATTTATCTGGTAACTCATTACATAATGTAAATAATGTCGCATTTAAAGCGACCACAAAGGCTCATGTTGAAGTAGGAAAAGTCCCAAATATTCATTTATTATTTGATCGTTTTAATGAAGAGACATTAGGTGCATTATTTATATTTTTTGAAAGAGCACTTACAATGAGTGCATATCTATTAGGAGTAAATCCATTTAATCAACCTGGAGTTGAAGTTTATAAGAAAAATATGTTTAACATTCTAGAAAAAAAATAA
- a CDS encoding nicotinamide mononucleotide transporter: MLFIFSIYNIDTGTLLWKSNISFWRKLINIFVSLSGFLGVISIYLFAKKSNIAYIAAILNALLYCLFSFTNGLVIDGFLQIIYIFILLILYIKQYINKNKKIYLIRNSIYSSILFVFYFLVFFIAFYFLNPLTNSIIGKILNIDYLEFGSNFNYKIISAILLAIFNSVSVVALTMMAAGFRDSWIIWCIKNILCFIFFSGIAFLSFVAIIVNFIYFIVSIYLYLVTSKDKSFKIAFIGMGASGKSTIIGKIGNFLKEYNIKVIHERNIDEKYENYMKDLKKYGYKTQKIFFKDRYKQIKEMQQYERSLIDRHMIDDFLYPKVLMDIKCFTKLQRFKWNFYYKVKYYFLLSIQPKVDLTFVILRNYKEIKKNREKASKNKEEERRKLELKNDEFFKAINQEYLDDNNTLNPLFEKKLKYFSKKYYVFINEEWENSTKEIKEIIMEGISNDG; the protein is encoded by the coding sequence ATGTTGTTTATTTTTTCAATATACAATATTGATACAGGAACTCTATTATGAAAATCTAATATTTCGTTTTGAAGAAAATTAATAAATATTTTTGTGTCATTATCTGGTTTTCTAGGTGTGATATCAATATATTTATTTGCTAAAAAAAGTAATATAGCTTATATAGCAGCAATTTTAAATGCATTATTGTATTGCTTGTTTTCTTTTACAAATGGACTAGTAATAGATGGATTTTTACAAATAATTTATATATTTATTTTATTAATACTTTATATAAAACAATATATAAACAAAAATAAAAAGATATATTTAATAAGAAATTCTATTTATTCGTCAATTTTATTTGTTTTTTATTTTTTAGTTTTCTTTATAGCATTTTATTTTTTAAATCCCTTAACTAATAGTATTATTGGTAAAATTTTAAATATTGACTATTTAGAGTTTGGATCAAATTTCAATTACAAAATTATTTCAGCAATTTTATTAGCTATTTTCAATTCAGTATCAGTAGTTGCCTTAACTATGATGGCTGCTGGTTTCCGTGATAGTTGAATTATATGATGTATTAAAAATATTTTATGTTTTATTTTCTTTTCTGGTATAGCATTTTTAAGTTTTGTAGCTATAATAGTAAATTTTATATACTTTATAGTATCAATATATTTATATCTTGTCACATCAAAAGACAAAAGTTTTAAAATTGCATTTATTGGAATGGGAGCCAGTGGTAAATCGACCATAATAGGTAAAATAGGAAACTTTTTAAAAGAATATAATATAAAAGTAATTCACGAAAGAAACATTGATGAAAAATATGAAAACTATATGAAAGATCTAAAAAAATATGGATATAAAACCCAAAAAATATTTTTTAAAGATCGCTATAAACAAATAAAAGAAATGCAGCAATATGAACGATCGTTGATTGATCGACATATGATTGATGATTTCTTGTATCCCAAAGTTTTAATGGATATAAAATGTTTTACAAAACTACAAAGATTTAAGTGAAACTTTTATTATAAAGTTAAATATTATTTTCTTTTATCTATACAGCCAAAAGTAGATCTTACCTTTGTTATTTTAAGAAATTACAAAGAAATCAAAAAAAATAGAGAAAAAGCAAGTAAAAATAAAGAAGAAGAAAGAAGAAAATTAGAATTAAAAAATGATGAATTTTTTAAAGCTATAAATCAAGAATATTTAGATGATAATAATACACTTAATCCTTTATTTGAAAAAAAGTTAAAATATTTTTCAAAAAAATATTATGTGTTCATAAATGAAGAATGAGAAAATTCTACAAAAGAAATTAAAGAAATTATAATGGAAGGAATATCTAATGATGGATAA
- a CDS encoding HNH endonuclease, with translation MMDKNRVWASVKSNQNGNKKRDFAGRIMDKSAYGDPNSEFCWNIDHILPVSCGGKDELENFIAVHCETNTEKANKFPHFKANNKSFEIRRSNKGFNKYEIVRIK, from the coding sequence ATGATGGATAAAAATAGAGTATGAGCATCTGTAAAAAGTAATCAAAATGGAAATAAAAAAAGGGATTTTGCTGGTAGAATAATGGATAAATCCGCATATGGTGATCCAAATAGTGAATTTTGCTGAAATATTGATCATATTTTACCAGTTTCATGTGGCGGAAAAGATGAATTAGAAAATTTTATTGCTGTGCATTGTGAAACAAATACTGAAAAAGCAAATAAATTTCCACATTTTAAAGCAAATAATAAAAGTTTTGAAATTAGACGCTCTAATAAAGGTTTTAATAAATATGAAATTGTAAGAATAAAATAA